A single window of Halotalea alkalilenta DNA harbors:
- a CDS encoding metal-sensing transcriptional repressor, which yields MSEADSNSSPHNHAPHHHHEAISKRLKRAEGHLRSVVQMIESGRNCVDIAQQLSAVEKAITQAKRTLIQDHLDHCLEDVVGSLPRSQRGPIDEFKTITKYL from the coding sequence ATGAGCGAAGCCGATAGCAATTCCAGTCCTCATAACCACGCCCCGCACCATCATCACGAGGCGATCTCCAAGCGCCTGAAACGCGCCGAAGGTCATCTGCGCAGCGTGGTGCAGATGATCGAAAGCGGACGCAACTGTGTCGATATCGCCCAACAGCTTTCCGCCGTCGAGAAGGCGATCACGCAGGCCAAGCGCACGCTGATTCAGGATCATCTCGATCACTGTCTCGAGGATGTGGTCGGCTCTTTGCCCCGTAGTCAACGAGGACCGATCGACGAGTTCAAAACCATCACCAAGTATCTCTGA